The genomic window AGGCACGCCGGCGGATGTGATGAAAATTAAGACCAGTTGGACAGGGAAATACCTAAAGGAATAGAATTAAAAAACAAAAAAGAGGGAGTAGTAATTGTCTTTAAGCGGGTTTGACCGCCACAGCGGTCACCCTGAGCCTCGCGGCGAGGAAAGCGAAAAGATAATTACTACTCCCTCTTTGATTATATATTTTTATTTTTTTTCCTTCAAACGTCTCTTAAACATCGGGTCTCTTAAGTAGTTTAATTTCGCTCTGCGGACGTCGTATTGTTTCACGACTTCAATCTTGTCAACGACCGGTGAGTGGATTGGGAAGATTTTTTCTACACCCACGCCATTGCTGATTTTTCTGACGGTGATGGTGCCGCCGGCTTCCTGGCCGTGTTTGGCCGCAATAATCGTACCCTCAAAAACCTGGATACGTTCTTTTTCTTCGCCCTTGGCATTTAATTCTTTGATTTTTTGATGAACCTTTACGACCATGCCTGGTTTGTAAATGGTTTCGGTCTGTGTGGTTTCGGTCATATTTAGAAAAACAAGTATTTAATTGGTTGCTTTATCCTATACTAATTCAGCTTTTTTGTCAACAATGAACTTGGCTACCTTATCAACGGTTTCGGAGAGTTCACCTTCTTTATTTACTACTCTAAAATCGTAATTTTTTGATTGTTCCACCTCGTTTTTGGCCTGTTCAAGCCGTTTGGCAATAATTTTTGGATCGTTTATGCCGCCGCGCCTCTCAATTCTCTCTTTTAAAACTTCCATGCTTTCCGGCATTAAAAATACCGACAAACTGGGGAAGCCGGCCTTATCAATGTTTTCTTTGCCGTGCACCTCAACATTGGTAAAGACAAAATCATATTTTTTTAGAGGTTCTTCAAGATTTTTTCGTTCAACCCCGTAATAATTGTCGGAGTAGATGTTGTGTTCAATAAATTTATTTTCATTTAGTCGTTTTTTAAATTCATCCGGGCTGACAAAAAAATACTCAATACCGTTTTGTTCGTGCGGCCGGGGCGGACGGGTAGTGGTGGTGGTCAGGCGCACTGAATTGGGAAATTTTTTTATCAGCTCTCTGATAACCGCATCTTTGCCGCCGCCGGAAGGGGAGGAGATGATTATAAGTTGGCCCATAAAGTTAAATTATTTTAAAAGTTTTAAAAATTCGCTTAGTTTTTTTGGCAGGGGTGATTCAAATGATTGTTTTTCATTTTTCAAATCAGTGAATTCCAATTTTACAGAATGTAAAAATAATCGGCCCAGTTTTTCGTCCCAGGTTCGTTTTTGTTTTTTGTTTAAATACAGCTGGTCGCCGACCACCGGATTGCCATAGGCGAAGAAATGGGCGCGGATTTGGTGCATACGGCCGGTGTGGATTTTTACGCGCAATAGTGTAAAATTTACAAATCTTTTTTCTATCCAGAATTCAGTTTTAGCTTCTTTAGTATCAGATTCATCAAACGGAACTGCAGCCATACGATCTTCGGTTCGGGATCTTCTTAAAGGAAAATTTATTTCGCCCCAATCTTTTGCTACTTTGCCATGTACCAACACTGTGTATTCTTTATTTATGGTTCTATCTTTAAATTGTTTTTTTAGATGTTCAAACATCGGTTGCGT from Patescibacteria group bacterium includes these protein-coding regions:
- the gmk gene encoding guanylate kinase, which encodes MGQLIIISSPSGGGKDAVIRELIKKFPNSVRLTTTTTRPPRPHEQNGIEYFFVSPDEFKKRLNENKFIEHNIYSDNYYGVERKNLEEPLKKYDFVFTNVEVHGKENIDKAGFPSLSVFLMPESMEVLKERIERRGGINDPKIIAKRLEQAKNEVEQSKNYDFRVVNKEGELSETVDKVAKFIVDKKAELV
- the rplS gene encoding 50S ribosomal protein L19; protein product: MTETTQTETIYKPGMVVKVHQKIKELNAKGEEKERIQVFEGTIIAAKHGQEAGGTITVRKISNGVGVEKIFPIHSPVVDKIEVVKQYDVRRAKLNYLRDPMFKRRLKEKK
- a CDS encoding RluA family pseudouridine synthase; protein product: MVSPKNNVIVDSKFSGTRLDIFLSAKLEMSRSQVQKLIEQNFVTVNGKLPKKAGDRLIEGNKIEIAKSETTKNLKSQNKAGKTTKKLEPVKIIAATPEYIVVDKPTGMLTHPTMAEEKNALTEFLIKKYPEVKKVGDDPIRPGIAHRLDKEASGLLVVARTQPMFEHLKKQFKDRTINKEYTVLVHGKVAKDWGEINFPLRRSRTEDRMAAVPFDESDTKEAKTEFWIEKRFVNFTLLRVKIHTGRMHQIRAHFFAYGNPVVGDQLYLNKKQKRTWDEKLGRLFLHSVKLEFTDLKNEKQSFESPLPKKLSEFLKLLK